Sequence from the Nocardia brasiliensis genome:
TGTTCTGCCTGGTCGACGGCGAGACCGTGGTGCCGCTGCTGCCTGCGCAGGACCACAAGCGGGTCGGTGACGGCGACACCGGCCCGAACACCGGCGGCATGGGCGCCTACACCCCGCTGCCGTGGCTGGCCGTGGACGCGGTCACGGCGATCGTCGAGGATGTCGTGAAACCCGTTGCCGCCGAACTGGTTCGCCGGGACAGCGGATTCTCCGGGCTGCTGTACGCCGGTCTGGCGATGGGGGCCGCCGGGCCCGCCGTCGTCGAATTCAACTGCCGCTTCGGCGATCCCGAGACCCAGGCGGTGCTCGCCCTGCTGGAAAGCCCGCTCGCGGAACTGCTGAATGCCACCGCCACCGGCACGCTGGCCCAGGTCGCGCCGCCGCGCTGGCGCGCAGGTTCGGCGATCACCGTGGTCGTCGCGGCCGAGAACTACCCTGGCCGCCCGCGCATCGGCGATGTGATCTCCGGGGCAGGCGAGGGCGCCCCCGACGACACGGCGGCGGTGCTGCACGCGGGCACCGCGTTGCGGGAGGACGGCGCGCTGATCTCGGCGGGCGGGCGGGTGCTCAACGTGGTCGGCGTCGGCGCCGATCTCGCCGAGGCACGCGCCAACGCCTACGCGCGCATCACCTCGATCAAGCTGCCCGGCAGCCACTACCGCACCGATATCGGCCTCGCCGCGGTGGAGAACCGCAT
This genomic interval carries:
- the purD gene encoding phosphoribosylamine--glycine ligase, with product MRVLVIGSGAREHALVLALRRDPAVTALVAAPGNAGIAQHAELRPVDPCSAEAVVALATDIEADLVVIGPEVPLVLGVADAVRAAGIACFGPSAAAARIEGSKAFAKDVMAAAGVRTAHSEIVDNPADLDAALDRFGPIWVVKDDGLAAGKGVVVTADRSAARDHGAELLEQGHPVLLESFLDGPEVSLFCLVDGETVVPLLPAQDHKRVGDGDTGPNTGGMGAYTPLPWLAVDAVTAIVEDVVKPVAAELVRRDSGFSGLLYAGLAMGAAGPAVVEFNCRFGDPETQAVLALLESPLAELLNATATGTLAQVAPPRWRAGSAITVVVAAENYPGRPRIGDVISGAGEGAPDDTAAVLHAGTALREDGALISAGGRVLNVVGVGADLAEARANAYARITSIKLPGSHYRTDIGLAAVENRITVPDRAAAK